The proteins below are encoded in one region of Amycolatopsis magusensis:
- a CDS encoding ArsR/SmtB family transcription factor produces MFSQHPEREQIRLDQVLATLGNPIRLQIVRVLADGSERSCGKIIDGMSKSTLTRHWRVLRDSGVIWQRPYGRENLLSLRREDLDARFPGLLDAVLNAET; encoded by the coding sequence GTGTTCTCCCAGCACCCCGAACGCGAGCAGATCCGGCTTGATCAGGTACTGGCCACCTTGGGCAACCCGATCCGGCTGCAGATCGTGCGCGTGCTCGCCGACGGCTCGGAGCGCAGCTGCGGCAAGATCATCGACGGCATGTCGAAGTCGACGCTGACCCGGCACTGGCGGGTGCTGCGCGACAGCGGGGTGATCTGGCAGCGGCCCTACGGCCGCGAGAACCTGCTTTCGCTGCGAAGAGAGGACCTCGACGCCCGGTTCCCCGGCCTGCTCGACGCCGTGCT